One Bacteroidota bacterium genomic window carries:
- a CDS encoding cysteine hydrolase, protein MNRILSLSVFVVIFQYSLYSQEKSDSFKTALLIVDIQNFYFPGNGPGLVNAEQASLNAKQILHTFRENNQLVVHVRHQSEMGAEIHKNVEPISTEKVITKEEVNSFQNTELLDYLKSNHIQRLVVIGMQTHMCLEAAVRAAHDFGFECVVVQDACATRDLKFAEITVKANDVHASTLATIKNGAYGKVIDLKDFIENTEKYLFQAIE, encoded by the coding sequence ATGAATAGAATCCTATCCTTATCCGTTTTCGTGGTGATCTTCCAGTATTCTCTTTATTCCCAGGAAAAAAGCGATAGCTTTAAAACAGCCTTGTTGATAGTAGACATTCAGAATTTCTATTTTCCGGGTAATGGTCCTGGTTTGGTGAATGCTGAACAGGCCAGTTTGAATGCTAAGCAAATCCTGCATACCTTTAGAGAAAACAATCAATTGGTAGTGCATGTACGTCATCAATCAGAGATGGGAGCTGAAATTCATAAGAACGTCGAACCCATTTCCACTGAGAAAGTGATTACCAAGGAAGAAGTCAATAGTTTTCAGAATACCGAATTGCTGGACTATTTGAAAAGCAACCACATTCAGCGCCTTGTGGTAATTGGCATGCAAACGCACATGTGTTTGGAAGCTGCCGTGCGAGCAGCCCATGATTTTGGATTTGAGTGTGTGGTTGTACAGGATGCATGTGCCACACGCGACCTTAAATTTGCAGAGATAACAGTAAAAGCCAACGATGTGCATGCAAGTACCCTTGCCACAATTAAAAATGGCGCTTATGGAAAAGTAATCGACCTGAAGGATTTTATAGAAAACACGGAGAAATATCTATTCCAAGCGATAGAGTAA